A portion of the Chryseobacterium tructae genome contains these proteins:
- a CDS encoding TonB-dependent receptor plug domain-containing protein, whose product MRNLTNSVVDGNQPLYVIDGVPVGGQLNSAFSVGVIPLKNISPLNAISPNDIESIEILKDADATAIYGSRGANGVVLVTTKKGKKGRLGGMISTAYSISSVGSRMKMMDTEQYLAMRREAYMNDGISGFPANAYDVNGVWNQSRYTNWQKELIGKTAAGSTTQASLSGGTENSSFLVSFSHNDQTMVFPGDFHYKTNILNSSFSHSSVDKRFRIEASNMFSSLSNNVVNTDLTLKALSLSPNAPALYTAGGSLNWENNTFTNPLAALESTYSNKVLQWNSNVNLSYRFGKTLY is encoded by the coding sequence TTGCGGAATCTGACCAATAGTGTGGTGGATGGCAATCAGCCTCTTTACGTAATTGATGGAGTTCCCGTAGGAGGGCAGTTGAACTCAGCTTTTTCGGTGGGGGTAATTCCACTGAAGAATATCAGTCCGCTGAATGCCATCAGCCCTAATGATATAGAGAGTATTGAAATCCTTAAAGATGCAGATGCAACAGCTATTTATGGATCGAGGGGAGCTAATGGGGTGGTGCTGGTGACAACTAAAAAAGGAAAGAAAGGGAGACTGGGCGGGATGATCAGTACTGCATACAGCATAAGCAGTGTGGGAAGCCGTATGAAAATGATGGATACAGAGCAGTATCTTGCTATGCGCAGAGAGGCCTATATGAATGATGGAATATCGGGATTTCCTGCCAATGCATATGATGTCAATGGAGTATGGAATCAGAGCAGGTATACCAATTGGCAGAAGGAACTGATAGGGAAGACAGCGGCAGGAAGCACCACTCAGGCAAGCCTTAGTGGCGGGACAGAAAATAGCAGTTTTTTAGTAAGCTTTTCCCACAATGACCAGACAATGGTATTTCCCGGTGACTTTCACTATAAGACCAATATATTGAATTCCTCATTCAGTCACAGCTCGGTGGATAAAAGATTCAGGATAGAGGCTTCCAATATGTTTTCATCACTTTCCAATAATGTCGTCAATACAGATCTTACATTAAAAGCACTAAGCCTGAGTCCCAATGCTCCGGCGCTTTATACAGCAGGTGGGAGCCTGAACTGGGAGAACAATACCTTTACCAATCCATTAGCGGCTTTGGAGAGTACCTATTCGAATAAAGTATTGCAATGGAACTCCAATGTGAATCTGTCATACCGGTTTGGAAAGACTTTGTATTGA
- a CDS encoding RagB/SusD family nutrient uptake outer membrane protein — protein MKYNTHRIIGAGLIFLIFLSGCEKLVEIDLPMDQINTAAVFEDTHTAEAALANLMAEIRDNSMFSGGSNGLAAFLSSYTDELDAYFINNINAAQDIYHNQQLSGNISVELIWRNAYKEIYTANSIVEGLERSSSIPVKDRQRIAGTALLVRSMIYFNLQRLFGDVPYTETTDFTINKSLQRMPENQVLDHLEKDLLKSAAMLDDEYTSTERLYPNRKVAQLVLAEVYLSRQKWAEAEQMGKEVINSPMYSFEEDVKKVFLNTGKHILWQMKPQNENDGTAEALQYYFTNAAPSSYALSADLMASFSDADLRKQFWTLPVSFNGKTWNRAYKYKNLAPNTTEYSVLFRLEEGYCILAEAMARQGKLAEATVYLNRIRQRAGLAAVTAGLTQEMFLNELLEEKRREFFTEKGQRFFDLKRMGKLQKLTALKSNWKPYHRLWPIPLNELLLNPNLNPQNEGY, from the coding sequence ATGAAATACAATACTCATAGAATAATAGGGGCAGGACTCATTTTTCTGATATTCCTGTCCGGTTGTGAAAAACTGGTGGAAATTGATCTGCCCATGGACCAGATCAATACCGCTGCTGTGTTTGAAGATACCCACACAGCAGAGGCTGCATTGGCTAATTTGATGGCAGAAATAAGGGATAACTCCATGTTTTCGGGAGGAAGTAACGGCCTCGCAGCCTTTTTATCAAGCTATACTGATGAACTGGATGCCTACTTCATCAATAATATCAATGCAGCCCAGGATATTTATCATAACCAGCAGCTTTCAGGGAATATCAGCGTGGAACTGATATGGCGCAATGCCTATAAAGAAATTTATACCGCCAACTCCATTGTTGAGGGGCTGGAGAGGTCTTCATCCATACCGGTGAAGGACAGGCAGCGTATTGCCGGAACGGCTCTCTTGGTGCGTTCAATGATCTATTTTAATCTTCAGCGTTTATTTGGAGATGTACCTTACACGGAAACAACTGATTTTACAATCAATAAAAGCCTTCAGAGGATGCCGGAAAATCAGGTGCTGGATCACCTTGAAAAGGACCTTCTGAAATCTGCAGCTATGCTGGATGATGAGTATACATCAACAGAAAGGCTATATCCTAACCGTAAAGTGGCACAGCTGGTTTTGGCTGAAGTGTATCTGTCCCGACAAAAGTGGGCGGAGGCAGAACAGATGGGGAAGGAGGTGATCAACAGCCCAATGTATAGTTTTGAGGAGGATGTAAAGAAAGTGTTTTTAAATACAGGGAAACATATCCTTTGGCAGATGAAACCTCAGAATGAAAATGATGGCACCGCAGAGGCTTTGCAGTATTATTTTACCAATGCTGCACCTTCTTCCTATGCGCTTTCCGCGGATCTTATGGCCTCTTTCTCTGATGCAGACCTTAGAAAGCAGTTCTGGACACTTCCTGTGAGTTTTAACGGAAAGACATGGAACAGGGCCTATAAGTATAAAAACCTCGCCCCCAATACGACAGAGTATTCGGTTCTTTTCAGGTTGGAAGAGGGATATTGTATTCTGGCTGAAGCGATGGCCCGGCAGGGAAAACTCGCAGAAGCCACTGTTTATCTTAACCGTATAAGACAAAGAGCAGGTCTTGCTGCTGTTACAGCAGGGCTAACGCAGGAAATGTTTCTTAATGAACTCCTGGAGGAAAAGCGGCGGGAATTCTTTACGGAGAAAGGACAACGGTTCTTTGATCTGAAAAGAATGGGAAAGCTGCAGAAGCTTACCGCCCTAAAATCTAACTGGAAGCCTTACCACAGGCTTTGGCCCATACCCCTTAATGAACTCTTACTCAATCCTAATTTAAATCCTCAGAATGAAGGCTATTAA
- a CDS encoding alpha/beta hydrolase family protein → MYRYEVGNGKQQYIGKGGYILYYGSTGRFILSNPGNNWVLYDLYTLAEKELKIADTGDPYFSEDDQYILFETEGGLLRYQTDTGDLVKISLLDGFHSTIVNPIQGEGISGYPNGGQNLYNSKEPLIIKMYDKKNDQTAILSYSCQSGKRVMLQAPTRERIDKIEHKNGILLEACIEDYNVPAYIKVFNGSKAKIIYKSNREDMEVGRIRSERISYKSSEGVDLTGILYYPLDFTDLKRYPMITIVYAKQSHFGNQYLRDGFFERTEGLNIRSYLEGGYFVFLPDIVFDKRGTGFSALDCVNRALDAVSGLKSIDFKRLGLIGYSHGGYETNFIATHSDRFKAYASGAGNSDLVRSYFSYNYNFLRPFYWQFENGQYKMPGSFKDYKELYIQNSPIYSVSEISAPIFLWTGVNDRNIDWNQVMEFYIGLKRNKKEVVALFYQDEAHGFLKRSNKIDIARRVEQWFEYHLKDEIKADWMNGYGEYN, encoded by the coding sequence TTGTATCGTTATGAAGTAGGGAATGGAAAACAGCAATATATCGGGAAGGGAGGGTATATCCTCTATTACGGATCTACAGGAAGATTTATACTGTCTAATCCCGGCAATAATTGGGTGCTTTATGATTTGTATACACTGGCTGAAAAAGAGTTGAAAATAGCGGATACGGGAGATCCCTATTTCTCAGAAGATGATCAATATATCCTGTTTGAAACAGAGGGCGGGTTGTTGCGGTATCAAACAGATACTGGTGATTTGGTGAAAATTTCCTTACTGGATGGGTTCCATTCTACCATTGTAAATCCAATTCAGGGAGAGGGTATAAGTGGTTATCCTAATGGAGGCCAGAATCTATATAATAGTAAGGAGCCCCTGATTATAAAAATGTATGATAAAAAGAATGATCAAACTGCCATCCTTTCGTATTCTTGTCAATCCGGGAAAAGGGTAATGCTGCAGGCTCCTACAAGAGAACGGATTGATAAAATAGAACATAAGAATGGCATCCTGCTGGAGGCTTGTATTGAGGATTACAATGTTCCTGCCTATATTAAAGTATTTAACGGCTCGAAAGCAAAAATCATTTATAAAAGCAACCGGGAGGACATGGAGGTTGGAAGGATTCGTAGTGAGAGGATAAGCTATAAAAGTTCTGAAGGAGTAGACCTTACCGGTATTTTGTATTACCCTTTGGATTTCACAGATCTAAAGCGTTACCCCATGATCACTATTGTCTATGCGAAACAAAGCCACTTTGGTAATCAGTATCTGCGAGATGGGTTTTTCGAACGTACGGAGGGTCTGAACATACGTTCTTATCTTGAGGGTGGGTATTTTGTGTTTCTTCCTGATATTGTTTTTGACAAAAGAGGGACTGGATTCTCGGCTCTGGATTGTGTGAACAGGGCTCTCGATGCTGTATCTGGATTGAAGTCCATTGATTTTAAAAGACTGGGACTCATAGGGTATTCCCATGGAGGATATGAGACTAATTTTATAGCCACCCATTCAGACCGGTTTAAAGCCTATGCCTCAGGAGCTGGAAACAGTGATTTGGTACGATCTTATTTTTCATATAATTACAATTTCCTGAGGCCTTTTTACTGGCAGTTTGAAAATGGACAGTATAAAATGCCTGGAAGTTTTAAGGACTATAAGGAACTGTATATTCAGAACAGCCCGATCTATAGTGTATCCGAAATCAGTGCGCCTATTTTCTTATGGACAGGAGTCAATGACAGAAATATAGACTGGAATCAGGTCATGGAGTTTTATATTGGATTGAAAAGAAATAAAAAAGAAGTCGTCGCCTTGTTTTATCAGGATGAAGCTCATGGATTCCTGAAGCGGTCCAATAAAATAGATATCGCCCGAAGAGTAGAGCAGTGGTTTGAATATCACCTTAAAGATGAGATAAAAGCTGATTGGATGAATGGATATGGAGAATATAATTAA
- a CDS encoding DUF6520 family protein, giving the protein MKKFILPVAIVMIGATSALASNVSKSNTKIPATGYVFRPAAAIKCVNAHVQCDTSGNVMCTADLGNGPEQLYQRISDTSCPNALFVKP; this is encoded by the coding sequence ATGAAAAAGTTTATTCTGCCTGTCGCCATTGTGATGATAGGCGCAACATCTGCTCTTGCGAGCAATGTCAGCAAAAGCAACACCAAAATCCCTGCGACAGGATACGTATTCCGCCCTGCGGCAGCTATTAAATGTGTCAATGCTCATGTTCAATGTGACACATCAGGGAATGTTATGTGTACCGCAGATCTCGGAAATGGACCTGAACAACTCTATCAGAGAATCAGTGATACTTCATGTCCCAATGCACTTTTTGTAAAACCATAA
- a CDS encoding MauE/DoxX family redox-associated membrane protein codes for MKISTTSISIISYFFVLLFVYAAVSKILDFENFQVQIAQSPLLSSYAGITSYAVIIAELVICISLILPKYRLYGLYSSLGLMTSFTTYIYLIIHYSEFIPCSCGGILEKLDWNEHLIFNIGCVIIAIIGIFLSVKLKQRILTTSLWTISLIILSFSLVMILFFSSEQMIKKNNNFIRRFSHHPILQDKNLDLKANSYYFAGTSNGK; via the coding sequence ATGAAGATATCAACAACGTCCATCAGCATCATAAGCTACTTCTTTGTTTTGTTGTTTGTGTATGCTGCCGTGAGCAAAATACTTGATTTTGAAAACTTTCAGGTCCAGATTGCACAATCACCATTATTGAGTAGCTATGCAGGTATCACTTCATATGCCGTGATTATTGCAGAACTTGTGATATGCATTTCTCTAATACTACCAAAATATCGTTTATACGGTTTATATAGTTCGCTTGGACTCATGACCTCATTTACTACCTATATTTATCTCATTATTCATTATAGTGAATTTATACCCTGCTCCTGTGGAGGTATTCTCGAAAAACTAGATTGGAATGAGCACCTTATTTTTAACATAGGCTGTGTTATCATTGCTATCATAGGCATTTTTCTTTCTGTTAAACTAAAACAAAGAATTTTAACAACATCTTTATGGACTATCTCTCTGATCATCCTTAGCTTTTCGCTGGTAATGATCCTCTTCTTTTCCTCCGAACAGATGATAAAGAAAAATAACAATTTCATAAGGCGTTTTTCCCATCATCCAATTTTACAGGATAAGAATCTCGATTTAAAGGCTAATTCTTATTATTTTGCTGGTACCAGTAACGGAAAGTAA
- a CDS encoding helix-turn-helix domain-containing protein — protein MMASKCIMITLLLFFSITDFHAEENRNDYVWLRSQYENLKKNDSTAFRYLRIYISKAKKDSDFARLSEAYKFAVYFTPSNEGKLSYSDSTIYAALRSKQPELIGDAYLGKGIFYYFNLKKYEPALAEYLKAYEYSKNGKDEYLHQKIIYHLGVVKSYLGFYQEALELFKQCSAFFEKKSKEKSHPNTLFNFKRGYYNSIHQMVICYRNLKEYDMADVLVENALLQLADQDRFLLEKNYLLKCRGISAYHHKNYAGSIHDLNAALEEIVKSNDFSWLSVIYYYLGKNHMVSNENKGIYYLEKVDSIFNRHTFILPEVRPAYEDLIMYYSEKGDQEKQLYYTKQLLKVDKLIGKDFTYLSSKIHREYDERLLTEGKNRLEKMSWRRMMYMLVFIVSTIFFLCLFLLKYQKEQHIKLKYLLLQDRLNNKQYDMLIIDKQDVIDNSVKTGLPEELYKELDQKLQQFEIENGFKQRGLTLGILATKMNTNTSYLSTFINENKGENFKTYINRLRISYITQLLNSERKYLLYTIEALAEESGISTRQHFSDLFYEVNGLRPTDFIRKRKQELKME, from the coding sequence ATGATGGCCTCAAAATGTATCATGATAACATTGTTGCTGTTTTTTTCCATCACTGATTTCCATGCAGAGGAAAACAGGAATGATTATGTTTGGCTCAGAAGTCAATACGAAAATCTTAAAAAGAATGACTCGACAGCTTTCAGGTATTTAAGGATTTATATATCAAAAGCAAAGAAGGATTCTGATTTTGCAAGGCTTTCGGAAGCTTATAAGTTTGCCGTATATTTCACTCCGTCCAATGAAGGAAAACTTTCCTATTCAGACAGTACTATCTATGCAGCATTGAGGTCAAAGCAGCCGGAACTTATCGGTGATGCCTATTTAGGTAAAGGAATCTTTTATTACTTTAACCTTAAAAAATATGAACCTGCCCTGGCAGAGTATCTGAAAGCTTATGAATATTCTAAAAATGGTAAGGATGAGTATTTACATCAAAAAATCATATATCACCTGGGGGTTGTAAAAAGTTATTTGGGATTTTATCAGGAAGCTTTAGAGTTGTTTAAACAATGCAGTGCCTTTTTTGAAAAAAAGAGTAAAGAAAAAAGCCATCCAAATACGTTATTCAATTTTAAAAGAGGCTATTATAATTCTATTCATCAAATGGTGATCTGTTATCGAAACCTTAAGGAATATGATATGGCAGACGTCCTTGTTGAAAATGCTTTACTGCAACTTGCTGATCAGGATAGATTTTTACTGGAAAAAAACTATCTGTTAAAATGCCGTGGCATTTCGGCGTATCACCATAAAAATTACGCTGGAAGTATACATGATTTAAATGCAGCTTTAGAAGAGATTGTAAAATCAAATGATTTTTCCTGGTTATCTGTTATTTATTATTATCTGGGAAAGAACCATATGGTGAGTAATGAAAATAAGGGTATTTATTATCTTGAGAAGGTTGATTCTATTTTCAACCGACATACATTTATCCTTCCTGAAGTAAGACCAGCATATGAAGATCTTATAATGTACTATTCAGAGAAAGGCGATCAGGAAAAGCAGCTGTATTATACGAAGCAGCTATTGAAGGTTGACAAGCTTATCGGCAAAGACTTCACCTACTTATCTTCAAAAATACACAGGGAGTATGATGAAAGATTACTCACTGAAGGCAAAAACAGATTGGAGAAAATGAGTTGGCGCCGGATGATGTACATGCTTGTATTTATTGTATCAACCATATTCTTTCTCTGTCTATTCCTTTTGAAGTATCAAAAGGAACAACATATAAAATTGAAGTATCTGCTACTGCAGGACAGACTAAATAATAAACAATATGATATGTTAATTATTGATAAACAGGATGTTATTGATAATTCTGTAAAAACTGGGCTCCCTGAAGAACTTTATAAAGAATTGGATCAAAAACTTCAGCAATTTGAAATTGAAAACGGATTTAAGCAAAGGGGATTGACATTAGGAATATTAGCTACAAAAATGAATACTAATACCTCTTATCTTTCAACTTTTATCAATGAAAATAAAGGTGAAAATTTTAAAACTTATATCAATAGGCTTAGAATTTCCTATATCACACAATTACTAAATTCGGAGAGGAAATACCTTTTGTATACGATTGAAGCTCTCGCTGAAGAATCGGGTATTTCGACTCGCCAGCATTTTTCAGATCTATTTTACGAAGTCAATGGATTAAGACCAACAGATTTTATTCGCAAAAGAAAACAAGAACTTAAAATGGAATAG
- a CDS encoding RteC domain-containing protein, with protein sequence MVTKTIFKRTSQLLEDLDVKINEVYADGNDMIKISEKALLIIDESIRKLKLLVSNHHFDHIAEEVFFFKKLKPQFISKFIYYSSVLDIEAHKPAAGNKTLKKYYEAEQEELKNFYLEHSEFYSYYKREATYLDHKIFIRNSYDLKMKLSSGFYNYDPNFTTSHDHMIARFISNQQFDQYLKRQIEGSNEDTVSKLLSPLSWSGSKVGLIELIYALYQMRCFNGGNIELSEVIKFVEKSLDCDLGNFHKTVFEIRTRKQGPTKFIQLVGDNLNQHFMTHEAE encoded by the coding sequence ATGGTAACAAAAACTATTTTTAAAAGAACTTCACAGTTATTGGAAGATCTGGATGTAAAGATTAACGAAGTCTACGCAGATGGGAATGATATGATCAAAATTTCTGAAAAGGCTTTACTCATCATTGACGAGTCTATAAGAAAATTGAAGCTTCTGGTTTCCAACCATCACTTTGATCATATTGCCGAGGAAGTATTTTTTTTTAAGAAGCTAAAACCACAGTTTATTTCAAAATTTATCTATTACTCTTCGGTACTGGATATTGAGGCCCATAAGCCGGCTGCAGGAAATAAAACTTTAAAAAAATATTATGAGGCAGAGCAGGAAGAGTTAAAAAACTTTTATTTGGAACATTCCGAATTCTACAGCTATTATAAACGTGAGGCGACTTATCTCGACCATAAGATATTTATCCGTAATTCATATGATTTGAAAATGAAGCTATCATCAGGTTTTTACAACTACGATCCCAATTTTACGACATCACACGATCATATGATCGCCAGATTTATTTCCAATCAGCAATTTGATCAATATTTAAAAAGGCAGATTGAAGGTTCTAATGAAGATACAGTATCAAAACTACTTTCTCCTTTGAGCTGGTCGGGATCAAAGGTCGGTCTTATAGAACTGATCTATGCCCTTTACCAGATGCGTTGCTTTAATGGGGGCAATATAGAATTAAGTGAAGTCATAAAATTTGTTGAAAAGTCATTGGATTGCGATCTCGGCAATTTTCATAAAACAGTCTTTGAAATCCGAACCAGGAAACAGGGACCTACCAAATTCATTCAACTGGTCGGGGACAATCTCAACCAGCATTTTATGACTCATGAAGCTGAATAA
- the mobC gene encoding conjugal transfer protein MobC — MQGEDDLRGLAKIMAFMRAVSIILVIIHFYWFCYGFFAKQQWTLELINKILYNFNKTAGLFSHPIYSKLFAAVLLALSCLGTKGVKNVKITWKKISIVFSIGFVLFFLNAILLQSASSFTPVLYILTTGSGYILLMQAGVWISRLLKHNLMTDVFNSENESFQQETQLLYNEYSVNLPTKFYYQGNWHQGWINVVNPFRATIVLGTPGSGKSYAIVNNYIRQHIEKGFSMYIYDFKFDDLSTIAYNHLLNHSDAYTTKPKFYIINFDDPRKSHRCNPLHPSFMTDISDAYEAAYTIMLNLNRSWIQKQGDFFVESPIILLAAIIWFLKIYENGRYCTFPHAIELLNKKYEEVFTILTSYSELENYLSPFMDAWQGGAQDQLQGQIASAKIPLSRMISPQLYWVMTGDDFSLDINNPNEPKILCVGNNPDRQNIYSAALGLYNSRIVKLINKKGQLKSSVIIDELPTIYFRGLDNLIATARSNKVSVCLGFQDFSQLTRDYGDKESKVIQNTVGNIFSGQVVGETAKTLSERFGKVLQKRQSISINRNDTSTSFSTQLDSLIPASKISTLTQGFFVGAVSDNFDERIEQKIFHSEIVVDTAKLSQEIQNVQKIPLIRSFIDKDGNDSMTKQIQDNYKEIKADILNIITNEMDRIKNDPDLQYLIKND; from the coding sequence ATGCAGGGTGAAGACGATTTAAGAGGACTTGCCAAAATCATGGCGTTTATGCGAGCGGTAAGCATTATTCTAGTAATAATACACTTCTATTGGTTTTGTTACGGATTTTTTGCAAAGCAACAATGGACGCTGGAACTCATCAATAAAATACTTTATAATTTTAATAAGACAGCAGGCCTTTTTTCTCATCCTATATATTCTAAGCTGTTTGCAGCTGTTTTACTGGCTTTGAGTTGCCTCGGAACAAAGGGAGTCAAAAATGTAAAGATCACTTGGAAAAAAATTAGTATTGTTTTTTCTATCGGTTTTGTCTTATTCTTTTTAAACGCAATCCTTTTACAATCTGCCAGCAGTTTTACTCCTGTACTTTATATCCTAACAACTGGATCCGGATATATTCTCCTAATGCAGGCAGGGGTTTGGATAAGCCGTCTTCTGAAGCATAACTTAATGACTGACGTTTTTAACAGTGAGAATGAAAGTTTTCAGCAGGAAACCCAATTACTCTATAATGAATACTCCGTTAATCTTCCCACAAAATTCTATTATCAGGGAAACTGGCATCAGGGATGGATTAATGTAGTCAATCCGTTTCGTGCGACCATTGTTTTAGGAACACCAGGCTCAGGAAAATCATACGCCATTGTCAACAACTATATCAGACAGCATATCGAAAAAGGATTTTCGATGTACATCTACGATTTTAAATTCGATGACTTGTCAACCATTGCATATAATCATCTTTTAAATCATTCCGATGCTTATACAACAAAGCCGAAATTCTATATCATCAATTTTGACGACCCCAGAAAAAGCCATCGGTGTAACCCCTTACATCCCAGTTTTATGACAGATATATCAGATGCATATGAAGCTGCCTACACCATTATGCTGAATCTTAACAGAAGCTGGATCCAGAAACAGGGGGACTTCTTTGTCGAAAGTCCCATTATATTGTTAGCGGCAATCATATGGTTTCTTAAAATTTATGAAAACGGCAGATACTGCACTTTTCCACACGCTATTGAACTGCTAAACAAGAAATATGAAGAGGTATTTACGATATTAACATCCTATTCCGAGTTAGAGAACTACCTCTCTCCTTTTATGGATGCATGGCAAGGAGGTGCCCAGGATCAGCTACAGGGACAAATCGCATCGGCAAAGATTCCTTTGTCTAGAATGATCTCACCACAATTATATTGGGTAATGACCGGAGACGATTTTTCTTTGGATATCAATAATCCCAATGAACCTAAAATATTATGCGTAGGTAATAATCCTGACCGTCAGAATATCTATTCTGCTGCTCTGGGATTATATAATTCAAGAATTGTTAAGCTGATTAATAAAAAAGGACAGTTAAAAAGTTCTGTCATTATCGACGAGCTTCCCACTATTTATTTCAGAGGCTTGGATAATTTAATTGCTACTGCAAGAAGTAATAAAGTTTCTGTATGTCTTGGGTTTCAGGATTTTTCCCAGCTGACAAGAGATTATGGAGACAAGGAAAGCAAAGTGATTCAGAATACGGTCGGCAATATTTTCAGCGGTCAGGTAGTTGGAGAAACAGCAAAAACCTTATCTGAACGCTTTGGAAAAGTGCTGCAAAAAAGACAAAGTATATCTATCAACAGGAATGATACCTCTACCTCCTTCTCTACCCAATTAGACAGTTTGATTCCAGCTTCGAAAATTTCTACCTTGACCCAGGGATTTTTTGTTGGTGCAGTATCTGATAACTTTGACGAAAGGATAGAACAGAAGATTTTTCATTCAGAGATTGTTGTGGATACTGCCAAGCTTTCTCAAGAAATTCAAAACGTTCAGAAAATACCGCTGATTCGATCCTTTATTGATAAGGACGGAAATGATTCGATGACCAAACAGATCCAAGATAATTACAAAGAAATTAAGGCTGATATTCTTAACATCATCACGAATGAAATGGATCGAATAAAAAATGATCCTGATTTGCAATATTTAATAAAAAATGATTAA
- the mobB gene encoding conjugal transfer protein MobB → MIAKIGKGENLWGALSYNQQKVDNENGTVLFTNKIPDLWDRFYSVKFFHQYFEPYLIANNKTEKPVRHISLNPDPNDKVDDKDYREMAQQYMQEMGYGNQPYVVFKHTDIDRTHIHIVTTCVQIDGKKISDRYDHPRSMEACRKLEKQYNLKVAGENRNLNQSSIFKPVDYTKGNIKTQLSSVIRYIPKTYGFQSMGAYNALLSQFNISSEEVSGELHGKKRKGIVYFATDQNGKKVSNPFKSSLFGKHAGVENIQVLIEKSRLKMKNDPSKHILKRTVETALSTSKSEASFKTQLLEQGIATVIRKNNQGRIYGITFIDHNSKLVWNGSQLSKELSANSFNILWNELEIKRETKSDHNDHFNLSQEICTKQFLTDSISGVFDGFFSSLLSSDTNTDQEEQIFASQMKKRQRKRR, encoded by the coding sequence ATGATCGCAAAAATTGGAAAAGGTGAAAATCTTTGGGGTGCCCTTTCATACAATCAGCAAAAAGTCGACAACGAAAATGGAACGGTTTTATTCACTAATAAGATTCCCGATTTGTGGGATCGATTTTATTCGGTTAAATTTTTCCATCAGTATTTTGAACCCTACTTGATTGCCAATAACAAAACTGAAAAACCGGTAAGACATATTTCCCTTAATCCTGACCCCAACGATAAGGTTGATGACAAAGATTATAGAGAAATGGCTCAGCAATATATGCAGGAAATGGGGTATGGGAACCAACCCTATGTCGTTTTTAAACATACGGATATTGATAGAACTCACATTCATATCGTCACCACCTGTGTACAGATCGATGGGAAGAAAATATCAGATCGCTATGATCACCCGCGATCAATGGAAGCCTGCAGAAAACTGGAAAAACAATATAACCTGAAAGTCGCTGGTGAGAACAGAAATTTAAATCAAAGCTCTATTTTTAAACCTGTAGATTATACTAAGGGGAATATCAAAACACAATTATCATCCGTAATAAGGTATATCCCTAAAACCTATGGCTTTCAAAGTATGGGTGCTTATAATGCTTTACTCTCTCAATTCAATATTTCAAGTGAAGAGGTTAGCGGAGAACTGCATGGAAAGAAGAGAAAGGGAATCGTCTATTTTGCAACGGATCAAAATGGAAAAAAGGTAAGCAATCCTTTTAAATCATCCCTTTTTGGTAAACATGCAGGGGTAGAAAATATTCAGGTGCTCATTGAAAAATCTAGACTAAAAATGAAAAATGATCCTTCAAAACATATTCTTAAAAGAACGGTAGAAACTGCACTGAGCACGAGTAAATCGGAAGCTTCTTTTAAAACTCAACTTTTGGAACAGGGAATTGCTACAGTTATTAGAAAAAATAATCAGGGAAGAATATATGGAATTACATTCATAGACCATAACTCGAAATTAGTCTGGAATGGCTCCCAGCTGAGTAAAGAACTATCTGCCAACTCATTCAATATACTGTGGAATGAGTTAGAAATAAAGCGTGAAACAAAATCTGATCATAACGATCACTTTAATTTATCTCAGGAAATATGCACAAAACAATTTCTTACGGATAGTATCAGCGGAGTTTTTGACGGATTCTTTTCCAGCTTACTGTCGTCAGATACAAATACGGATCAGGAGGAACAAATTTTTGCATCTCAAATGAAAAAGCGCCAAAGAAAAAGAAGATAA